The following are from one region of the Quercus robur chromosome 1, dhQueRobu3.1, whole genome shotgun sequence genome:
- the LOC126720243 gene encoding protein trichome birefringence-like: MAVSPSSSPAITTISIPYSTPKPDAIKPSFFPIFISRKAMAFAYGSTFIFVAFTVFLIINLSGYSSPWFKNIFHTSSILSHLFPNSPLQNSYSQTHLPFSPPSNTQFPISSKGSSFSGKNNGSDSDNVEVGLRKNGTKIGVFSEALSEKQRKRSWLEMMNGCDVFDGEWVRDDTYPIYVPGSCPHIDEPFDCFLNGKPDNMYEKYRWQPKGCSIPRLNGRDMLKLLRGKRLVFVGDSLNRNMWESLVCILRNSVEDKTRVFEASGRYEFRSEGSYSFIFQDYNCSVEFFRSPFLVQEWEMPDKNGSKKETLRLDVVETSSDRYKGADVLIFNTGHWWTHEKTSRGKDYYQEGNHTYGEMSVEEAFRKALSTWARWVDTNIDPKKTVVFFRAYSPSHFRGGRWNSGGECDNETVPFKNEAYLSEYPSMLGIFESVMRGMKFPVFYLNITRMSDFRIDAHPSIYRKPNLTEEERISLLRYQDCSHWCLPGVPDTWNEIIYAQLLKHNQQQHQELQKTPAV; the protein is encoded by the exons ATGGCAGTTTCACCATCATCGTCGCCAGCAATCACAACAATATCAATACCATATTCAACCCCAAAACCAGACGCTATTAAGCCTTCGTTCTTTCCCATTTTCATCTCAAGAAAAGCCATGGCTTTTGCCTATGGATCCACATTTATCTTTGTGGCCTTCACTGTCTTCTTGATCATAAACCTTTCTGGCTACTCTTCCCCTTGGTTCAAGAACATCTTCCACACCTCCTCCATTTTGTCTCACCTTTTCCCTAACTCTCCTCTGCAAAACTCATACTCTCAAACCCACCTTCCTTTTTCTCCTCCCTCAAATACCCAGTTCCCTATTTCCAGTAAAGGTTCATCTTTTTCTGGGAAAAACAATGGTAGTGACAGTGATAATGTAGAGGTTGGTTTGAGAAAGAATGGTACGAAAATTGGGGTCTTTAGCGAGGCATTGTCTGAGAAGCAAAGAAAACGGAGTTGGTTGGAGATGATGAATGGTTGTGATGTTTTTGATGGGGAATGGGTGAGAGATGATACATACCCTATTTATGTGCCGGGTTCTTGTCCTCATATAGATGAGCCTTTCGATTGTTTCCTTAATGGCAAGCCTGATAATATGTATGAGAAGTATAGGTGGCAACCCAAGGGTTGCAGTATTCCAAG GTTGAATGGTAGGGACATGTTGAAATTGTTGAGGGGAAAGCGTCTGGTTTTTGTTGGGGATTCTCTAAATAGGAATATGTGGGAGTCTCTTGTTTGCATTCTTAGAAATTCGGTGGAAGATAAAACTAGAGTTTTTGAAGCCTCTGGTAGATATGAATTCCGGTCAGAGGGttcttattcttttatattCCAG GATTATAATTGTTCGGTGGAGTTTTTCCGATCACCATTTCTTGTTCAAGAATGGGAAATGCCAGACAAGAATGGTTCAAAGAAGGAAACACTTCGCCTTGATGTGGTTGAAACATCCTCTGATAGGTACAAAGGTGCAGATGTTCTCATCTTCAATACAGGGCACTGGTGGACTCATGAGAAAACTTCCAGAGG GAAGGATTATTATCAAGAAGGAAACCATACCTATGGTGAAATGAGTGTTGAAGAGGCATTTAGGAAAGCTTTATCAACATGGGCGAGATGGGTGGACACCAACATTGATCCAAAGAAAACCGTTGTATTTTTCAGGGCCTATTCTCCCTCTCACTTTAG AGGTGGAAGATGGAATTCTGGTGGGGAGTGTGATAATGAGACTGTGCCATTTAAGAATGAGGCATATTTGTCAGAATATCCAAGTATGCTGGGGATTTTTGAGTCAGTAATGAGGGGGATGAAGTTTCCAGTCTTCTATCTAAACATTAccagaatgagtgatttcaggATTGATGCCCATCCATCAATTTACAGGAAGCCGAATTTGACAGAGGAGGAGAGAATATCGCTTTTGAGATACCAGGATTGCAGCCATTGGTGCCTCCCTGGTGTTCCTGATACATGGAACGAGATCATATATGCTCAACTCCTCAAACATAACCAACAGCAGCATCAAGAACTGCAGAAGACACCTGCagtataa
- the LOC126720249 gene encoding peroxidase A2-like, whose product MSSSSSSSSSSSCCTLLIGLLCVVLLGGSLSHGQLSPTFYDSTCPNASNIVRGIISEALKTDARIGGSLIRLHFHDCFVNGCDGSLLLNNSATIQSEKEAPPNNNSARGFGVVDNIKTALETACPATVSCADILAIAAEESVSLAGGPSWNVSLGRRDSTTANRTAAGLFLPGPTEALSVLKAKFLAVGLNSTDLVALSGAHTFGRAQCSTFINRLYNFSGSGNPDPTLNTTYLSTLQGICPQNGNTTVVTNLDLTTPDVFDNKYFSNLQSLEGLLQSDQELFSTTGDETVAIVNNFTANQTAFFASFVVSMIKMGNISPLTGTAGEIRLNCGKVNNSTGSDGLLYSSM is encoded by the exons atgtcttcttcttcttcttcttcttcttcttcttcttgctgTACGCTACTGATAGGTCTTTTATGTGTGGTTTTGCTTGGAGGATCTTTGTCTCATGGCCAGCTGAGTCCAACATTCTATGATTCAACGTGTCCAAACGCGTCCAACATCGTACGTGGAATCATCTCAGAGGCTTTAAAGACAGATGCTCGAATTGGCGGTAGCCTCATTAGGCTTCACTTCCATGACTGCTTTGTCAAT GGATGTGATGGATCACTTTTGTTGAACAACTCCGCTACCATACAAAGTGAGAAAGAGGCTCCTCCAAATAATAACTCGGCGAGGGGCTTTGGTGTTGTTGATAACATAAAGACTGCGTTGGAAACTGCTTGTCCTGCCACTGTTTCTTGCGCTGATATTCTTGCTATTGCAGCTGAAGAATCAGTTTCATTG GCAGGAGGTCCCTCGTGGAATGTTTCACTGGGAAGAAGGGATAGCACTACAGCAAACCGAACAGCTGCTGGTCTTTTCCTTCCTGGTCCCACAGAAGCCCTTAGTGTTCTGAAAGCCAAGTTCTTAGCCGTGGGCCTCAACAGCACCGATCTTGTTGCCCTCTCTg GTGCTCACACGTTTGGACGTGCTCAATGTAGTACTTTCATCAACCGGTTATACAATTTTAGCGGCTCTGGTAATCCTGATCCAACCTTAAACACAACCTACTTATCAACTCTACAGGGAATATGCCCCCAGAATGGAAATACTACTGTTGTAACCAATCTCGACCTCACCACACCTGATGTTTTTGACAATAAGTACTTCTCTAATCTTCAATCTCTAGAGGGTCTACTCCAGAGCGATCAAGAACTATTTTCAACCACCGGGGATGAAACCGTTGCCATTGTTAACAACTTTACTGCTAATCAGACTGCCTTCTTTGCCAGCTTTGTGGTATCAATGATTAAAATGGGAAACATTAGCCCGTTAACGGGGACGGCTGGAGAGATTAGATTGAATTGTGGAAAAGTTAACAACTCTACTGGATCAGATGGTCTTCTATATAGCTCAATGTAA